In Penaeus monodon isolate SGIC_2016 chromosome 26, NSTDA_Pmon_1, whole genome shotgun sequence, the following are encoded in one genomic region:
- the LOC119589655 gene encoding uncharacterized protein LOC119589655, whose amino-acid sequence MWEKEDFWRTVSEVMVKKPRTERVWIWGTSERTCGWWSATIRRQQTVKIWVGTRNEEGQTILDFVAANNLAVTNTYFKKKDSRKITYTSGGVNSQVDYVICRRSELKRVQDCKVLPGEAVAKQHKVVICTATMKTETRKKTGQNQKQDVETE is encoded by the coding sequence ATGTGGGAAAAGGAAGACTTCTGGAGAACAGTGAGCGAGGTCATGGTAAAGAAACCAAGAACAGAGAGAGTCTGGATTTGGGGCACATCTGAAAGGACATGTGGGTGGTGGAGCGCAACGATAAGGAGACAACAAACGGTAAAAATTTGGGTTGGAACGAGGAACGAAGAAGGGCAGACCATCCTAGACTTTGTGGCGGCAAACAACCTGGCGGTCACAAACACCTATTTCAAGAAGAAGGACTCGAGGAAGATCACCTACACAAGTGGTGGTGTGAACTCCCAGGTGGACTATGTCATATGCAGGAGAAGTGAGCTGAAAAGAGTACAGGACTGCAAGGTGCTGCCAGGTGAAGCGGTTGCGAAGCAACACAAAGTGGTCATCTGTACAGCGACCatgaagacagagacaaggaagaaaaccGGACAGAACCAGAAGCAAGATGTGGAAACTGAATGA